Proteins from one Malaya genurostris strain Urasoe2022 chromosome 2, Malgen_1.1, whole genome shotgun sequence genomic window:
- the LOC131427874 gene encoding uncharacterized protein LOC131427874 isoform X1, producing MCDILSAMSYGLYPHQQRPKKRIKINMTIPSRPAPPPPQVSSNKINRYSPATSWGDMPFNSQRAGAPTAPRQPPLFGAQPNQKAKKAPPPRPPPPKVVPALKKPGQPQSINILSNIFGQKRNHSGPKPPIAPKCQIPVKLPPPPKLPPPLGQHSTNYGSTASTPSSGHGSSYTSDLQLISFDSPPSSPTFTQKSCSDCISVDSFSSDSNYSSPNNGSMSQTESGFEDDFVNQNEHQRSKTTTPASMAVTKDLWDLSDPFGMPPPLNRATTSNHNIYAPLSSATIRAPTVNSKLYESEFVDPLCNGKTVVPKVQTVAMPTIIKSSTLNASATGSSNIRPNPALKPKPTVAPVQPVWVTSKAPVPLPTVATAFPPDSTSFDDGEESLDSLPSPPMPNIPPPPPPACVEVADIKEVASSEAASRQEPYGIAMYDFNGETDEDLDFRTNDKIYLLKRLNEEWLLGRNRQGCEGMFPANYIEVRVPLPGERLPTNSNNNNTASADHGDISPISVTNSFSHPRVRVLYTFNAEMPEDLTIIENEFVTVMYQVNQEWLFGDMYGQQGQFPANFVEYVPPNLPPMPASGT from the exons ATGTGTGATATTCTATCGGCTATGTCGTATGGATTGTATCCGCACCAGCAACGACCCAAGAAGAGaattaaaat AAATATGACGATTCCCTCGAGACCAGCACCACCACCCCCGCAGGTGTCGTCCAATAAAATCAACCGTTACAGTCCGGCCACCAGTTGGGGTGATATGCCCTTCAATTCACAGCGCGCGGGAGCACCAACGGCACCGAGGCAACCACCCCTTTTCGGGGCTCAACCAAATCAGAAAGCGAAGAAGGCACCCCCACCGAGACCACCTCCACCGAAAGTGGTGCCGGCTCTCAAGAAACCCGGTCAGCCACAGTCCATCAACATTTTGTCCAACATATTCGGCCAGAAACGGAATCACAGCGGACCGAAGCCCCCGATCGCACCGAAATGTCAGATTCCGGTGAAACTACCGCCTCCGCCAAAATTGCCACCACCCTTGGGGCAACATTCAACCAACTATGGTTCTACAGCGTCCACACCCAGTAGCGGTCATGGTTCTAGCTACACGTCCGACCTCCAGCTCATCAGTTTCGATTCACCTCCTAGTTCGCCAACATTCACCCAAAAATCATGCAGCGATTGTATCAGTGTGGACAGTTTCAGTTCCGATTCGAACTACTCTTCCCCCAACAATGGCAGCATGTCGCAGACCGAGAGTGGTTTCGAGGATGATTTCGTAAATCAAAACGAACACCAGCGGTCGAAAACGACCACACCGGCATCGATGGCAGTGACGAAGGATCTCTGGGATCTGTCCGATCCCTTCGGGATGCCACCGCCTTTGAACCGGGCAACCACATCCAATCACAATATCTACGCACCTCTGAGCTCTGCCACCATCCGAGCTCCGACGGTGAACAGCAAACTGTACGAATCCGAATTTGTCGATCCACTGTGTAACGGAAAAACCGTTGTGCCCAAAGTACAAACCGTCGCGATGCCAACTATAATAAAATCTTCCACTTTAAACGCCTCTGCCACTGGCAGCAGCAACATCAGGCCAAATCCTGCATTGAAACCGAAACCAACGGTAGCACCAGTGCAACCGGTGTGGGTAACCTCGAAAGCACCTGTACCGTTGCCAACGGTGGCCACGGCCTTCCCGCCAGATAGCACCAGCTTTGACGACGGAGAGGAATCGTTAGATTCGCTACCTTCGCCTCCGATGCCAAACATTCCACCTCCACCGCCACCAGCATGCGTTGAAGTTGCTGATATCAAGGAAGTCGCGAGCTCGGAGGCCGCTTCTCGCCAGGAACCGTACGGAATCGCAATGTATGACTTTAATGGTGAAACCGACGAAGATCTCGATTTTAGG ACCAACGATAAAATTTATCTGCTGAAGCGACTGAATGAGGAATGGCTGCTTGGTCGGAATCGACAAGGCTGTGAAGGAATGTTTCCTGCCAACTATATCGAAGTGCGGGTGCCCTTGCCTGGTGAACGTTTGCCAACCAattccaacaacaacaacacggcTTCTGCTGACCATGGTGATATTAGTCCGATTAGTGTAACCAATAGTTTTAGCCATCCGCGGGTACGGGTACTGTACACGTTCAACGCAGAAATGCCGGAAGACCTCACCATTATT GAGAATGAATTCGTGACCGTGATGTACCAGGTAAACCAGGAATGGCTATTTGGAGACATGTACGGACAACAGGGCCAATTTCCGGCCAACTTTGTCGAGTACGTTCCACCGAATCTACCACCGATGCCGGCAAGCGGAACATAA
- the LOC131427874 gene encoding uncharacterized protein LOC131427874 isoform X3, which yields MTIPSRPAPPPPQVSSNKINRYSPATSWGDMPFNSQRAGAPTAPRQPPLFGAQPNQKAKKAPPPRPPPPKVVPALKKPGQPQSINILSNIFGQKRNHSGPKPPIAPKCQIPVKLPPPPKLPPPLGQHSTNYGSTASTPSSGHGSSYTSDLQLISFDSPPSSPTFTQKSCSDCISVDSFSSDSNYSSPNNGSMSQTESGFEDDFVNQNEHQRSKTTTPASMAVTKDLWDLSDPFGMPPPLNRATTSNHNIYAPLSSATIRAPTVNSKLYESEFVDPLCNGKTVVPKVQTVAMPTIIKSSTLNASATGSSNIRPNPALKPKPTVAPVQPVWVTSKAPVPLPTVATAFPPDSTSFDDGEESLDSLPSPPMPNIPPPPPPACVEVADIKEVASSEAASRQEPYGIAMYDFNGETDEDLDFRTNDKIYLLKRLNEEWLLGRNRQGCEGMFPANYIEVRVPLPGERLPTNSNNNNTASADHGDISPISVTNSFSHPRVRVLYTFNAEMPEDLTIIENEFVTVMYQVNQEWLFGDMYGQQGQFPANFVEYVPPNLPPMPASGT from the exons ATGACGATTCCCTCGAGACCAGCACCACCACCCCCGCAGGTGTCGTCCAATAAAATCAACCGTTACAGTCCGGCCACCAGTTGGGGTGATATGCCCTTCAATTCACAGCGCGCGGGAGCACCAACGGCACCGAGGCAACCACCCCTTTTCGGGGCTCAACCAAATCAGAAAGCGAAGAAGGCACCCCCACCGAGACCACCTCCACCGAAAGTGGTGCCGGCTCTCAAGAAACCCGGTCAGCCACAGTCCATCAACATTTTGTCCAACATATTCGGCCAGAAACGGAATCACAGCGGACCGAAGCCCCCGATCGCACCGAAATGTCAGATTCCGGTGAAACTACCGCCTCCGCCAAAATTGCCACCACCCTTGGGGCAACATTCAACCAACTATGGTTCTACAGCGTCCACACCCAGTAGCGGTCATGGTTCTAGCTACACGTCCGACCTCCAGCTCATCAGTTTCGATTCACCTCCTAGTTCGCCAACATTCACCCAAAAATCATGCAGCGATTGTATCAGTGTGGACAGTTTCAGTTCCGATTCGAACTACTCTTCCCCCAACAATGGCAGCATGTCGCAGACCGAGAGTGGTTTCGAGGATGATTTCGTAAATCAAAACGAACACCAGCGGTCGAAAACGACCACACCGGCATCGATGGCAGTGACGAAGGATCTCTGGGATCTGTCCGATCCCTTCGGGATGCCACCGCCTTTGAACCGGGCAACCACATCCAATCACAATATCTACGCACCTCTGAGCTCTGCCACCATCCGAGCTCCGACGGTGAACAGCAAACTGTACGAATCCGAATTTGTCGATCCACTGTGTAACGGAAAAACCGTTGTGCCCAAAGTACAAACCGTCGCGATGCCAACTATAATAAAATCTTCCACTTTAAACGCCTCTGCCACTGGCAGCAGCAACATCAGGCCAAATCCTGCATTGAAACCGAAACCAACGGTAGCACCAGTGCAACCGGTGTGGGTAACCTCGAAAGCACCTGTACCGTTGCCAACGGTGGCCACGGCCTTCCCGCCAGATAGCACCAGCTTTGACGACGGAGAGGAATCGTTAGATTCGCTACCTTCGCCTCCGATGCCAAACATTCCACCTCCACCGCCACCAGCATGCGTTGAAGTTGCTGATATCAAGGAAGTCGCGAGCTCGGAGGCCGCTTCTCGCCAGGAACCGTACGGAATCGCAATGTATGACTTTAATGGTGAAACCGACGAAGATCTCGATTTTAGG ACCAACGATAAAATTTATCTGCTGAAGCGACTGAATGAGGAATGGCTGCTTGGTCGGAATCGACAAGGCTGTGAAGGAATGTTTCCTGCCAACTATATCGAAGTGCGGGTGCCCTTGCCTGGTGAACGTTTGCCAACCAattccaacaacaacaacacggcTTCTGCTGACCATGGTGATATTAGTCCGATTAGTGTAACCAATAGTTTTAGCCATCCGCGGGTACGGGTACTGTACACGTTCAACGCAGAAATGCCGGAAGACCTCACCATTATT GAGAATGAATTCGTGACCGTGATGTACCAGGTAAACCAGGAATGGCTATTTGGAGACATGTACGGACAACAGGGCCAATTTCCGGCCAACTTTGTCGAGTACGTTCCACCGAATCTACCACCGATGCCGGCAAGCGGAACATAA
- the LOC131427874 gene encoding uncharacterized protein LOC131427874 isoform X2, which yields MNRNMTIPSRPAPPPPQVSSNKINRYSPATSWGDMPFNSQRAGAPTAPRQPPLFGAQPNQKAKKAPPPRPPPPKVVPALKKPGQPQSINILSNIFGQKRNHSGPKPPIAPKCQIPVKLPPPPKLPPPLGQHSTNYGSTASTPSSGHGSSYTSDLQLISFDSPPSSPTFTQKSCSDCISVDSFSSDSNYSSPNNGSMSQTESGFEDDFVNQNEHQRSKTTTPASMAVTKDLWDLSDPFGMPPPLNRATTSNHNIYAPLSSATIRAPTVNSKLYESEFVDPLCNGKTVVPKVQTVAMPTIIKSSTLNASATGSSNIRPNPALKPKPTVAPVQPVWVTSKAPVPLPTVATAFPPDSTSFDDGEESLDSLPSPPMPNIPPPPPPACVEVADIKEVASSEAASRQEPYGIAMYDFNGETDEDLDFRTNDKIYLLKRLNEEWLLGRNRQGCEGMFPANYIEVRVPLPGERLPTNSNNNNTASADHGDISPISVTNSFSHPRVRVLYTFNAEMPEDLTIIENEFVTVMYQVNQEWLFGDMYGQQGQFPANFVEYVPPNLPPMPASGT from the exons AAATATGACGATTCCCTCGAGACCAGCACCACCACCCCCGCAGGTGTCGTCCAATAAAATCAACCGTTACAGTCCGGCCACCAGTTGGGGTGATATGCCCTTCAATTCACAGCGCGCGGGAGCACCAACGGCACCGAGGCAACCACCCCTTTTCGGGGCTCAACCAAATCAGAAAGCGAAGAAGGCACCCCCACCGAGACCACCTCCACCGAAAGTGGTGCCGGCTCTCAAGAAACCCGGTCAGCCACAGTCCATCAACATTTTGTCCAACATATTCGGCCAGAAACGGAATCACAGCGGACCGAAGCCCCCGATCGCACCGAAATGTCAGATTCCGGTGAAACTACCGCCTCCGCCAAAATTGCCACCACCCTTGGGGCAACATTCAACCAACTATGGTTCTACAGCGTCCACACCCAGTAGCGGTCATGGTTCTAGCTACACGTCCGACCTCCAGCTCATCAGTTTCGATTCACCTCCTAGTTCGCCAACATTCACCCAAAAATCATGCAGCGATTGTATCAGTGTGGACAGTTTCAGTTCCGATTCGAACTACTCTTCCCCCAACAATGGCAGCATGTCGCAGACCGAGAGTGGTTTCGAGGATGATTTCGTAAATCAAAACGAACACCAGCGGTCGAAAACGACCACACCGGCATCGATGGCAGTGACGAAGGATCTCTGGGATCTGTCCGATCCCTTCGGGATGCCACCGCCTTTGAACCGGGCAACCACATCCAATCACAATATCTACGCACCTCTGAGCTCTGCCACCATCCGAGCTCCGACGGTGAACAGCAAACTGTACGAATCCGAATTTGTCGATCCACTGTGTAACGGAAAAACCGTTGTGCCCAAAGTACAAACCGTCGCGATGCCAACTATAATAAAATCTTCCACTTTAAACGCCTCTGCCACTGGCAGCAGCAACATCAGGCCAAATCCTGCATTGAAACCGAAACCAACGGTAGCACCAGTGCAACCGGTGTGGGTAACCTCGAAAGCACCTGTACCGTTGCCAACGGTGGCCACGGCCTTCCCGCCAGATAGCACCAGCTTTGACGACGGAGAGGAATCGTTAGATTCGCTACCTTCGCCTCCGATGCCAAACATTCCACCTCCACCGCCACCAGCATGCGTTGAAGTTGCTGATATCAAGGAAGTCGCGAGCTCGGAGGCCGCTTCTCGCCAGGAACCGTACGGAATCGCAATGTATGACTTTAATGGTGAAACCGACGAAGATCTCGATTTTAGG ACCAACGATAAAATTTATCTGCTGAAGCGACTGAATGAGGAATGGCTGCTTGGTCGGAATCGACAAGGCTGTGAAGGAATGTTTCCTGCCAACTATATCGAAGTGCGGGTGCCCTTGCCTGGTGAACGTTTGCCAACCAattccaacaacaacaacacggcTTCTGCTGACCATGGTGATATTAGTCCGATTAGTGTAACCAATAGTTTTAGCCATCCGCGGGTACGGGTACTGTACACGTTCAACGCAGAAATGCCGGAAGACCTCACCATTATT GAGAATGAATTCGTGACCGTGATGTACCAGGTAAACCAGGAATGGCTATTTGGAGACATGTACGGACAACAGGGCCAATTTCCGGCCAACTTTGTCGAGTACGTTCCACCGAATCTACCACCGATGCCGGCAAGCGGAACATAA